The Streptomyces taklimakanensis nucleotide sequence GGGCGGCGCGCCGGCGAAGGCTCCTCAGGCGGCGTGGTCGCCGAAGCGGGCCGCCTCCCAGAAGTCCGGTCGGGGGTCCAGTGCCGCGGCGAGACGGAAATGGCGCAGCGCCTCGCCGTCCCGGCCGGCGCGTTCCAGGGTGCGGCCGAGGGCGAAGTGGGCGAAGGCGTTGTCCGGTTCGCGTTCCAGGACGACCTGGAACTCCTCCTCGGCGGCGCGCAACTGGGCGCCGAGGAAGAAGGCCCGGGCGCGCAGCAGGCGCACGGAGGTCTTCTCCGGAAAGGCGGCCACCACCGACTCCAGGAGCTTCAGGGCTCCCCTGGGGTCACGGGCGGCCAACAGTTGCTCCGCGGCGCGGTACTGGATGACATGGGTCTCGGGCGTGGCCTCGTGCACGTCGACGCCTCCTCGACCCGGATCGGCCGCTTCGCGTTCCACGGGATCACGGGTCATCGGGTACGGGTGGTGGTTCCGGGGCGC carries:
- a CDS encoding tetratricopeptide repeat protein produces the protein MHEATPETHVIQYRAAEQLLAARDPRGALKLLESVVAAFPEKTSVRLLRARAFFLGAQLRAAEEEFQVVLEREPDNAFAHFALGRTLERAGRDGEALRHFRLAAALDPRPDFWEAARFGDHAA